One segment of Arthrobacter sp. MMS18-M83 DNA contains the following:
- a CDS encoding NAD(P)H-dependent flavin oxidoreductase — MTWKDTRATRLFNIELPIVLGPFGGLSSVELSATVSEAGGLGSYGLYGYEPERIAATARELREASGKPFALNLWLPIEGEEPPSADAEQFAAYVDVLRPYFEQVGVEPPTQPEIYLPDLDGQIQAAIDAQPAVLSFVFGVPSESVIEQAHRNGIVVVGTATTVDEAVALDAGGVDAIVATGMEAGGHRVSFLRTPEDSLVGTLALVPQAVDAVSVPVIAAGGISDGRGVAAALALGADAVQIGSAFLATRQSAISPAHLAALHGPDAAHTVLTRALSGRLARGIPNRITAELADPAVHAPFPIQNWLTGKFRPAAAIQGIPGLMSMWAGQSTPLIREDDARKLVDNIVDSVDAIFGRLGS; from the coding sequence GTGACGTGGAAAGATACACGGGCCACCCGCCTCTTCAATATTGAACTGCCAATCGTCCTTGGCCCGTTCGGCGGTCTCTCATCGGTGGAGCTGTCGGCCACGGTCAGCGAGGCCGGCGGACTCGGTTCGTACGGGCTCTACGGCTACGAGCCGGAACGGATCGCCGCCACAGCCCGCGAACTCAGGGAAGCCAGCGGGAAACCATTCGCGCTGAATCTCTGGCTCCCCATCGAGGGCGAGGAACCGCCGTCTGCGGATGCTGAGCAATTCGCCGCCTACGTGGACGTCCTCCGGCCCTATTTCGAGCAGGTGGGCGTGGAGCCTCCTACGCAGCCTGAAATTTATCTCCCTGATCTGGACGGTCAGATCCAGGCGGCCATCGACGCCCAACCGGCCGTGTTGAGCTTCGTGTTCGGTGTTCCGTCCGAGTCTGTGATCGAGCAAGCCCACCGGAACGGCATTGTGGTGGTGGGTACGGCGACCACCGTGGACGAAGCCGTAGCCTTGGATGCGGGCGGAGTAGATGCCATCGTTGCCACGGGGATGGAGGCCGGCGGCCACCGGGTTTCATTCCTGCGTACTCCCGAGGACTCGCTCGTTGGAACCCTGGCCCTTGTGCCGCAGGCGGTGGATGCGGTCTCGGTTCCGGTCATCGCGGCCGGCGGTATCTCTGATGGGCGTGGGGTCGCTGCCGCCCTGGCACTCGGTGCTGATGCGGTCCAGATCGGTTCGGCTTTCCTTGCCACGCGCCAATCGGCCATCAGTCCAGCGCACCTGGCCGCGCTGCACGGACCCGACGCCGCCCACACTGTCCTGACCCGCGCCCTCAGCGGTCGTTTGGCGCGCGGCATCCCCAACCGGATCACCGCTGAGCTCGCCGACCCCGCCGTCCACGCCCCGTTCCCTATCCAGAACTGGCTGACGGGCAAGTTCCGGCCCGCTGCGGCCATCCAGGGAATCCCGGGTCTCATGTCCATGTGGGCCGGACAATCGACTCCGCTCATCCGGGAAGACGATGCGCGGAAACTCGTGGACAATATCGTGGACTCGGTGGACGCCATCTTTGGGCGGCTCGGCAGCTAG
- the cydD gene encoding thiol reductant ABC exporter subunit CydD codes for MKPQLPAGPATRSALYALGLLSSLKALSLVLIAQAVAGMLSGLAAGGMGWREGLLWGAIGAVLRSLTVWGQGVAARRAALGVKEELRSRLLGRSLGAGAAGRVGGVNDGALAVLATRGLDALDNYYTQFLPALVNCAAVPLLLGVRILFADWVSAVVVVLTLPLVPLFMVLIGRHTEERVHEAQSTLRRLSGHILELAKGLPVLVGLGRAREQRAALEDLSEEYRSRTMGTLRTAFLSALALELIATISVAVVAVFIGVRLVAGEMGLEAGLLALILAPDCYLPLRELGTAHHASDDGREALAAANAVLESPAGHPLSEVSSTEAYDVGADATNKPLADVVVTGLTVSYAGRAAAAVGPIDFHAPAGQITALDGRSGSGKSTVLGVLAGTIGDSPQARVSGTVAGLGAGAVAWVPQHPVMVAGTVLDEIVLYVNGGSRGFPATDSESTPEAHSTTAMECLEKAAAEHLALKHPAELSPGELRRVAVARGLARLKAGATVLLLDEPTAHLDAASADAIRAAIRGLQGAATVILVAHDAATRKLADHVVRLAGGTAEQQARTANPEPAAAAPGTAIKQDSQLRGGPAGGLEPPTAISTLKALASILAPVRYKFAGAVLVAALAALFAVALSGLSGWLIIRASEQPPILYLLGAIVGVRFFGIGRAVLRYAERLLVHDAVFAAMTRLRGGLWAALSARALSLRRLLQGGNVLGAVVDDVDTLRDLLPRVVLPPLSALAVAASAVTASALLVPAAVPAVIAAAVAGVVLAPLLALLADRNAARAEQQLRSLVLSDVASALDARAELSANGVAPAVLSSLTRRDNEATAAAQRSAWAEGVGQGLTVLACTLGALAAGILAAPSVQAGTVAPAVLSVVVLMQLALAEPYGAVVSAVRQAPALAAVLRRIAESGAFDTSAAYDGGVLALPERPGGAPGLLLDGLEASWPGGTAVFSGMSGEAAPGQWLSVTGPSGSGKSTLLSVLLGFLPASSGAAYVTGNAAWCPQEAHLFDSTIRGNLLLARPAGRRPSETDMHQALGAVGLSGLVSGLPAGLDSRIGPSGSFLSGGERQRLAMARTLLTGATVLLLDEPTAHLDADAARLMMAELRGGLGDVTVVLVTHNPADISAGDSLLDLGSPSGLPALVHGN; via the coding sequence ATGAAGCCCCAGTTGCCAGCCGGACCCGCCACCCGATCCGCCCTGTACGCCCTTGGCTTGTTGTCATCGCTCAAGGCCTTGTCCCTGGTCCTGATTGCACAGGCCGTCGCGGGGATGCTGTCCGGACTTGCCGCGGGCGGCATGGGGTGGCGGGAAGGACTCCTCTGGGGTGCCATCGGCGCGGTCCTGCGGTCGCTGACGGTCTGGGGCCAAGGAGTCGCGGCGCGCCGGGCGGCCCTCGGGGTCAAGGAAGAGCTGAGGTCCAGGCTTCTGGGCCGATCCCTCGGTGCCGGGGCCGCGGGACGGGTCGGCGGAGTGAACGACGGCGCGCTGGCGGTGCTCGCGACGCGCGGACTTGATGCGCTCGACAACTACTACACCCAGTTCCTGCCGGCCTTGGTCAATTGCGCCGCGGTACCTTTGCTCCTGGGCGTCCGGATCCTTTTCGCGGACTGGGTCAGTGCCGTGGTTGTGGTTTTGACCCTGCCTCTGGTACCGCTTTTCATGGTGCTGATCGGCCGGCACACCGAGGAGAGGGTCCACGAGGCACAATCCACCCTGAGGAGGCTCTCGGGGCACATCCTGGAGCTGGCCAAGGGGCTTCCGGTGCTCGTGGGACTGGGCCGCGCCCGCGAACAACGCGCAGCGCTCGAAGACCTCTCCGAGGAATACCGTTCCCGCACGATGGGAACCCTGCGGACGGCCTTCCTGTCCGCCCTCGCCTTAGAGCTCATCGCCACCATTTCCGTGGCCGTGGTTGCCGTCTTCATCGGCGTACGACTCGTGGCAGGTGAGATGGGCCTGGAAGCAGGCCTGCTGGCCCTTATCCTCGCCCCCGATTGCTACCTTCCCCTGCGCGAGCTTGGCACGGCCCACCACGCCAGCGACGACGGCCGCGAAGCACTGGCTGCCGCTAACGCCGTGCTGGAGTCGCCGGCGGGCCACCCCCTGAGCGAAGTTTCCAGCACAGAGGCGTACGACGTCGGCGCGGACGCCACGAACAAGCCGCTCGCCGACGTCGTGGTCACCGGACTAACGGTGAGCTATGCGGGACGGGCCGCGGCCGCCGTCGGGCCCATCGACTTCCACGCCCCCGCGGGGCAGATCACAGCCCTTGACGGCCGCAGCGGTTCGGGAAAGAGCACCGTACTGGGCGTTCTGGCCGGAACGATCGGCGACAGTCCGCAGGCGCGCGTAAGCGGTACCGTTGCCGGACTGGGCGCCGGTGCCGTGGCCTGGGTGCCGCAGCATCCCGTCATGGTGGCTGGAACGGTGCTGGACGAGATCGTCCTCTACGTCAACGGCGGCAGCCGGGGCTTCCCGGCAACCGACTCCGAATCCACGCCGGAGGCCCACAGCACGACCGCAATGGAGTGCCTGGAGAAGGCTGCCGCGGAACACCTCGCACTCAAACACCCCGCGGAGCTCAGCCCTGGCGAATTGCGGCGCGTTGCCGTCGCCCGCGGCCTGGCGCGCCTCAAAGCCGGAGCCACGGTCCTCCTGCTCGACGAACCCACCGCCCATCTCGACGCCGCCTCCGCAGATGCCATCCGCGCGGCCATCCGGGGCCTGCAAGGGGCCGCGACCGTCATCCTGGTGGCCCACGATGCCGCAACCCGGAAACTTGCGGACCACGTGGTGCGGCTCGCCGGCGGGACGGCAGAGCAGCAAGCCCGCACGGCCAATCCCGAGCCCGCGGCAGCCGCACCTGGAACAGCGATCAAGCAGGACAGCCAACTTCGGGGCGGCCCGGCCGGGGGATTAGAACCCCCCACCGCCATCTCCACCCTTAAGGCCCTGGCGAGTATCCTCGCTCCCGTTCGCTACAAGTTCGCCGGCGCCGTGCTAGTTGCCGCGCTCGCAGCCTTGTTCGCCGTGGCCCTGTCCGGATTGTCGGGCTGGCTCATTATCCGCGCCAGCGAGCAACCGCCCATCCTGTACTTGCTTGGGGCCATCGTGGGAGTGCGGTTCTTCGGCATTGGCCGCGCAGTGCTCCGCTACGCTGAACGGCTCCTCGTTCACGACGCCGTCTTCGCCGCCATGACAAGGCTCCGCGGTGGGCTGTGGGCGGCGCTCAGCGCGCGGGCACTGTCCCTCCGACGGCTCCTGCAAGGCGGCAACGTACTCGGGGCTGTGGTCGACGACGTCGATACGCTGCGGGACTTGCTGCCGCGCGTCGTGCTTCCGCCGCTTTCGGCCCTTGCCGTCGCGGCGTCGGCGGTGACCGCCTCGGCACTGCTCGTGCCCGCAGCGGTGCCGGCCGTGATCGCGGCCGCCGTGGCCGGGGTTGTTCTGGCCCCCCTGCTTGCCCTGTTGGCCGACCGCAACGCCGCGCGCGCTGAGCAGCAATTGCGCTCACTGGTGCTGAGCGACGTTGCCTCCGCCCTCGACGCCCGTGCCGAACTCAGCGCCAACGGCGTGGCCCCTGCCGTGCTATCGTCCCTGACCCGGCGGGACAACGAAGCCACAGCGGCGGCGCAGCGTTCGGCATGGGCCGAGGGCGTAGGCCAAGGATTGACCGTGCTCGCCTGCACCCTCGGAGCCTTGGCCGCGGGTATTCTCGCTGCACCATCGGTGCAAGCCGGAACTGTTGCGCCAGCCGTGCTTTCCGTCGTCGTGCTCATGCAACTGGCGCTCGCGGAACCTTACGGGGCGGTAGTGTCTGCCGTACGGCAGGCCCCCGCCTTGGCCGCGGTATTGCGGCGAATCGCCGAGTCGGGAGCGTTTGACACGTCAGCTGCGTACGACGGCGGTGTACTGGCCTTACCGGAGCGCCCCGGCGGTGCTCCGGGGCTGCTGTTGGACGGACTCGAAGCGTCTTGGCCCGGCGGCACCGCGGTGTTCAGCGGAATGAGCGGCGAGGCTGCCCCCGGGCAGTGGCTTTCCGTCACGGGTCCGTCCGGTTCCGGCAAATCGACACTGCTCTCGGTGCTGCTCGGTTTCCTGCCGGCATCGTCCGGCGCGGCCTACGTCACCGGAAACGCGGCGTGGTGTCCGCAGGAGGCCCACCTCTTCGACTCCACCATCCGCGGCAACCTGCTGCTCGCCCGCCCGGCCGGCCGCAGACCTTCCGAAACGGACATGCATCAGGCCCTGGGCGCCGTCGGGCTATCCGGACTGGTATCGGGGCTTCCTGCCGGGCTGGATAGCCGCATAGGCCCTTCGGGTTCGTTCCTGAGTGGCGGCGAACGCCAGCGTCTCGCCATGGCCCGCACGCTCCTGACCGGAGCAACAGTGCTCCTCCTGGACGAGCCGACGGCTCATCTCGACGCCGATGCGGCCCGTTTGATGATGGCCGAACTTCGTGGCGGACTGGGAGACGTCACAGTAGTTCTCGTGACCCACAACCCCGCCGATATCAGCGCCGGAGACTCCCTGCTGGACCTCGGCTCGCCATCGGGCCTCCCGGCGCTGGTGCACGGAAACTAG
- the cydB gene encoding cytochrome d ubiquinol oxidase subunit II: MELLPTVWFIAIAVLWTGYLFLEGFDLGVGMLMKLFARNNTDCRVLLNTIGPVWDGNEVWLLTAAGATFAAFPLWYASLFSALYLPLLLVLVALIFRAVAFEYRGKVDTARWRTIWDWAIAIGSFTAAFGIGAALALTTTGLPLNANGDRQGGPFSWFSGYAVLGGFAVVAFALVHALAFLALKTDGEVRHRARRWFVRLSPVALLPLLGWMVAVQLISGKTWTWSLVIVGLLAAAAAWVLARKGAEGRAFGALGAFLVCATASIFGAAFPVVIPSTLDPAFNLTISNASSSAYTLGLMSIVAAVGLPLVVAYQAWTYWVFRRRVSAAHIPAAHGFLPAIAAKVLVGHAASGGPAAKHARHNARE; encoded by the coding sequence ATGGAACTGTTGCCAACCGTCTGGTTCATAGCCATCGCCGTGTTGTGGACCGGCTACCTCTTCCTGGAGGGATTCGATCTAGGCGTAGGAATGCTCATGAAGCTCTTCGCCAGGAACAACACCGACTGCCGGGTTCTACTGAACACGATCGGCCCGGTATGGGACGGAAACGAAGTCTGGTTGCTGACCGCGGCCGGTGCCACGTTCGCGGCCTTCCCGCTCTGGTACGCCTCGCTGTTCTCGGCCCTCTACCTGCCACTGCTGCTTGTCCTGGTGGCCTTGATCTTCCGGGCTGTTGCATTCGAGTACCGGGGCAAGGTGGACACCGCGCGCTGGCGGACCATCTGGGACTGGGCCATTGCCATTGGTTCGTTCACGGCCGCGTTCGGTATCGGCGCAGCCCTGGCACTGACCACTACCGGGCTGCCGCTCAACGCTAACGGCGACCGCCAGGGCGGCCCCTTTTCCTGGTTCAGCGGTTATGCCGTGCTAGGTGGCTTCGCCGTCGTCGCGTTCGCTCTGGTGCATGCTTTGGCGTTCCTGGCCCTGAAGACCGACGGCGAGGTGCGCCACCGCGCACGCCGCTGGTTCGTGCGGCTCTCGCCGGTCGCATTGCTGCCGTTGCTGGGATGGATGGTGGCCGTGCAACTCATTAGCGGCAAGACGTGGACCTGGTCACTCGTGATCGTGGGACTCCTGGCTGCCGCAGCGGCCTGGGTTCTCGCCCGCAAGGGAGCCGAGGGCAGGGCGTTCGGTGCCCTGGGTGCGTTCCTGGTGTGCGCCACAGCATCCATCTTCGGTGCAGCCTTCCCTGTGGTGATTCCTTCGACCTTGGATCCCGCCTTCAACCTCACCATTTCCAACGCCTCATCCTCCGCCTACACCTTGGGGCTGATGAGCATCGTTGCGGCAGTCGGCCTGCCCCTCGTCGTCGCCTACCAGGCGTGGACCTACTGGGTGTTCCGCCGGCGCGTCAGCGCGGCACACATTCCGGCAGCACATGGTTTCCTGCCGGCCATCGCTGCCAAGGTGCTGGTCGGTCACGCGGCGTCGGGCGGCCCGGCTGCAAAACACGCACGCCACAACGCGAGAGAGTAG
- a CDS encoding cytochrome ubiquinol oxidase subunit I — protein sequence MDALEIARWQFGITTVYHFMMVPLTIGLGLVVGVIQTLWYRTGKVEYLRMTKFWGKLFLINFIMGVATGIVQEFQFGMAWSEYSRFVGDIFGAPLALEALLAFFVESTFLGLWIFGWKQLKRGVHLACLWIAVIGSLFSAYFIIVANSWMQHPVGIEMVNGRPVMTDAWAVFTNNTALVAVPHTLFGALGVAGAFLLGIAWYHLWRRRHDGIDTVDADGRAIPGEANIPGRDKADYKVWINSLRIGAVVAMISFAGTAFTGDLQGKLMFEQQPMKMAAAEAACHDGTGFSVLSVGNVGSKNCNDIVAVIEVPGILSFLAKGDFSTEVKGVNSLLDEYKAKYGTHLPNDPLYGDRAGQEIQYVPVMEVTYWGFRMMIGFGGLAAFAALLALWVTRRGVVPQSRWIMRLAVFGILAPFGANAAGWIFTEMGRQPFVVAPNPDASGIDQVFMFTAAAVSPGVSAAELITSLVVLASIYAVLLVVEVRLLVKYARGGVASAMPELAEARHGEKHEKKDDGGTPGAPGQPGDSDDVLAFAY from the coding sequence ATGGACGCCTTGGAAATCGCACGCTGGCAATTTGGAATCACCACGGTCTACCACTTCATGATGGTGCCGCTGACCATCGGGCTGGGGCTCGTTGTGGGCGTCATCCAGACACTTTGGTACCGCACCGGAAAAGTTGAATACCTGCGGATGACCAAGTTCTGGGGCAAGCTCTTCCTCATCAACTTCATCATGGGCGTGGCCACGGGCATTGTGCAGGAGTTCCAGTTTGGGATGGCCTGGAGTGAGTACAGCCGCTTCGTTGGAGACATCTTCGGCGCGCCCCTGGCCCTGGAAGCGCTTCTGGCGTTCTTTGTGGAATCGACTTTCCTTGGGCTGTGGATCTTCGGCTGGAAGCAGCTCAAGCGGGGCGTCCACCTCGCGTGCCTTTGGATCGCAGTGATCGGCTCGCTCTTCTCGGCCTACTTCATCATCGTCGCCAATTCCTGGATGCAGCACCCGGTCGGCATCGAGATGGTCAACGGGCGCCCCGTCATGACCGACGCCTGGGCCGTCTTCACCAACAACACCGCCTTGGTGGCTGTGCCGCACACGCTCTTCGGTGCTTTGGGCGTCGCCGGTGCGTTCCTTCTGGGCATCGCGTGGTACCACCTCTGGCGGCGCCGCCACGACGGCATTGACACCGTCGATGCGGACGGCCGCGCCATTCCCGGGGAAGCCAACATCCCAGGACGGGACAAGGCAGACTACAAAGTGTGGATCAATTCCTTGCGGATCGGCGCCGTCGTTGCCATGATCTCCTTCGCCGGGACCGCCTTCACGGGCGATCTGCAGGGCAAGTTGATGTTCGAACAGCAGCCCATGAAGATGGCCGCAGCTGAAGCCGCATGCCACGACGGCACCGGATTCTCCGTGCTGAGTGTCGGCAATGTCGGCTCCAAGAACTGCAACGACATTGTGGCCGTGATCGAGGTTCCCGGCATTCTCTCCTTCCTGGCCAAGGGCGACTTCAGCACAGAGGTGAAGGGCGTCAACAGCCTCCTGGACGAGTACAAGGCCAAGTACGGCACGCACTTGCCCAACGATCCCCTGTACGGCGATCGCGCAGGGCAGGAAATCCAGTACGTGCCGGTCATGGAAGTCACCTATTGGGGCTTCCGCATGATGATTGGCTTCGGTGGGCTTGCCGCTTTTGCCGCGCTGCTTGCTTTGTGGGTGACGCGCAGGGGAGTGGTGCCGCAATCCCGTTGGATAATGCGCCTTGCAGTCTTCGGGATCCTTGCTCCCTTTGGGGCCAACGCCGCCGGCTGGATCTTCACGGAAATGGGCCGGCAGCCATTCGTCGTCGCGCCCAATCCGGACGCGAGCGGCATCGACCAGGTGTTCATGTTCACGGCCGCGGCCGTCTCGCCCGGAGTGTCCGCCGCTGAGCTCATTACCTCATTGGTGGTGTTGGCCTCGATCTACGCGGTCCTGTTGGTGGTGGAAGTCCGACTGCTGGTCAAATATGCCCGCGGTGGCGTGGCCTCCGCGATGCCGGAGCTCGCTGAGGCTCGCCACGGCGAAAAGCACGAAAAGAAGGACGACGGCGGGACCCCGGGTGCCCCGGGCCAGCCCGGCGACAGCGACGACGTCCTGGCATTCGCCTACTAG
- a CDS encoding BlaI/MecI/CopY family transcriptional regulator, with amino-acid sequence MASLGELERAVMDLLWAGQGAATANKLRDLLAQDSAAADGIAGHQGKDLAVTTVLTVLSRLEKKGLVERERGTRPHRYQAVSSRADHTADLMHEALGSAPDREAVLARFIGSVSESEAATLRKLLGKN; translated from the coding sequence ATGGCAAGTCTTGGTGAACTGGAACGGGCGGTCATGGATCTGCTCTGGGCAGGCCAGGGGGCTGCGACAGCCAACAAACTTCGTGACCTGCTGGCGCAGGACTCCGCAGCCGCCGATGGCATCGCAGGGCACCAGGGCAAGGACCTCGCCGTCACCACAGTGTTGACGGTCTTGTCCCGCCTTGAGAAAAAGGGTCTTGTGGAGCGCGAACGGGGTACCCGTCCGCACCGCTACCAGGCCGTGTCGAGCCGCGCTGACCACACGGCAGACCTCATGCATGAGGCACTGGGGTCGGCCCCGGACCGCGAAGCCGTGCTGGCCCGGTTCATTGGTTCCGTAAGCGAAAGTGAAGCTGCCACGCTGCGCAAACTGCTCGGCAAAAACTAA
- a CDS encoding M56 family metallopeptidase, with amino-acid sequence MFWTSYFLAVLALVLAWPVPVLLSRAEWPARAPFMAMVLWQAIALAGGLSMIGAMLVYGLEPIGDNLIAGLRSLTGMVLHNEPTTALGFWHLFALSAAALLSAHLVFTLLLTYVKIERQRRRHRELLALLASPSDDGPGTVVINHDSPVAYCLPGGARSVTVLSDGLMAALEPAELRAVLIHENAHLSQRHDLLLWAFAAWRQALPWFPTTRLAQVAVNSLIEMLADDVALRTESKGTLIKAIAIVASGSARPAERVSLPGTSAQDSSPESSTLSGTGGADSPRTTASRVSRLLSPKPPLPAGLRALVLAASAMLLAVPTGLLIVPGLLG; translated from the coding sequence ATGTTCTGGACCTCATATTTTCTGGCGGTCCTTGCTTTGGTGCTGGCGTGGCCGGTTCCGGTTCTCTTGTCGCGCGCCGAGTGGCCGGCGCGCGCGCCTTTCATGGCCATGGTCCTCTGGCAGGCAATCGCACTTGCCGGTGGCCTCTCCATGATCGGGGCCATGCTCGTCTACGGACTTGAGCCCATCGGCGACAACCTCATTGCCGGGCTGCGTTCGTTGACCGGCATGGTGCTTCACAACGAGCCCACTACGGCGCTGGGCTTCTGGCATTTGTTCGCGCTGTCCGCAGCGGCGCTGCTGAGCGCCCATCTGGTGTTTACCTTGCTGCTGACCTACGTCAAGATTGAGCGGCAGCGGCGGCGGCACCGTGAACTCCTCGCGCTTCTGGCCTCACCCTCCGACGACGGTCCGGGCACCGTGGTCATCAACCATGACTCACCCGTTGCCTACTGCCTTCCCGGCGGAGCAAGGTCCGTGACCGTGCTGTCCGATGGCCTGATGGCCGCACTGGAACCTGCTGAGCTCAGGGCCGTCCTGATCCACGAGAACGCGCATCTCTCACAGCGCCACGACCTCCTCTTGTGGGCCTTCGCCGCGTGGCGCCAGGCGCTGCCCTGGTTCCCCACCACTCGGCTCGCCCAGGTGGCGGTCAACTCCCTGATCGAGATGCTCGCCGATGACGTAGCGCTGCGCACCGAGAGCAAGGGAACCCTCATCAAGGCGATCGCGATCGTGGCCAGCGGTTCCGCCCGTCCCGCTGAGCGGGTCTCGCTGCCCGGAACAAGCGCCCAGGACTCTTCCCCTGAAAGCAGCACGTTGAGCGGCACCGGCGGCGCCGATTCACCGCGTACGACGGCGTCGCGCGTCAGCCGGCTTCTTTCACCAAAGCCTCCGCTTCCGGCAGGGCTTCGCGCCTTGGTCCTCGCGGCGTCGGCCATGTTGCTTGCCGTGCCGACAGGCCTGCTGATCGTGCCGGGCCTGCTGGGCTGA
- a CDS encoding DNA gyrase/topoisomerase IV subunit B: MAPSSEYNARHLSVLEGLEAVRKRPGMYIGSTDSRGLMHCLWEIIDNSVDEALAGFGHDIQIILHADNSVEIHDDGRGIPVDLEPKTGLTGVEVVFTKLHAGGKFGGGSYTASGGLHGVGASVVNALSARLDVQVDRGGKTYQMSFRRGEPGRFKDTGSKPSPTSVFEPFVEDSVLDVVGKAKRGVTGTRIRYWADRQIFTPDAKFSHEDLAARARQTSFLVPGLKLTVRDERRLPGTPGADGPHEEVFHHDGGISEFVDFLAADSGVTDIWRLHGAGKFKETVPVLDENGHSKIAEVERDCEVDVALRWGIGYETTMRSFVNIIATPKGGTHQAGFEQALLKTFRKAVETNSRKLKAGNDKIEKDDVLAGLTAVLTVRLAEPQFEGQTKEILGTSAVRAIVSKVVEDEITARLNSANRNDKAQSTLLLEKIVSEMKSRISARVHKETQRRKNALETSSMPTKLADCRTDDVGRSELFIVEGDSALGTAKLARSSDFQALLPIRGKILNVQKASVGDMLSNAECAALIQVVGAGSGRSFDIDAARYGKVILMTDADVDGAHIRTLLLTLFFRYMRPMIDEGRVYAAVPPLHRVEVINAGQKANEMIYTYSEAELHVLLARLAKEGKRYKEPIQRYKGLGEMDAEQLAETTMDPRHRTLRKVGIENAKMAEDTFDLLMGSDVAPRKDFIIAGAADLDRERIDA, encoded by the coding sequence GTGGCACCGAGTTCTGAATACAACGCCCGGCACCTTTCAGTCCTGGAAGGCCTCGAAGCGGTCCGCAAGCGTCCGGGCATGTATATCGGCTCCACCGACTCCCGTGGCCTCATGCATTGCCTGTGGGAGATTATCGACAACTCAGTCGACGAAGCGCTGGCGGGCTTCGGTCACGACATCCAAATCATCCTGCACGCTGACAATTCGGTGGAAATCCACGACGACGGCCGCGGCATCCCCGTTGACTTGGAACCCAAAACCGGGCTGACCGGCGTCGAGGTCGTCTTCACCAAACTGCACGCCGGCGGAAAGTTCGGTGGCGGCTCCTACACGGCTTCGGGTGGTTTGCACGGCGTTGGGGCATCCGTTGTGAATGCGCTCTCTGCCCGTCTTGACGTACAGGTGGACCGCGGCGGCAAGACCTACCAGATGTCCTTCCGCCGGGGGGAACCCGGGCGGTTCAAGGACACCGGTTCCAAGCCCAGCCCGACGTCGGTCTTTGAACCGTTCGTCGAAGATTCAGTGCTCGACGTCGTCGGCAAAGCCAAACGAGGTGTCACCGGCACCCGCATCCGTTACTGGGCGGACCGTCAGATCTTCACCCCGGACGCGAAGTTCTCGCACGAGGACCTCGCTGCCCGCGCCCGCCAAACCTCCTTCCTGGTTCCGGGCCTCAAGCTCACCGTGCGCGATGAGCGCCGACTCCCCGGCACGCCCGGTGCGGACGGTCCGCACGAAGAGGTCTTCCACCACGACGGCGGCATTTCCGAGTTTGTCGACTTCCTCGCGGCAGATTCGGGTGTCACTGACATTTGGCGGCTCCATGGTGCGGGCAAGTTCAAGGAAACCGTTCCGGTCCTTGACGAGAATGGGCACAGCAAGATCGCCGAAGTGGAGCGCGATTGTGAAGTTGACGTCGCGCTGCGTTGGGGGATCGGCTACGAGACCACCATGCGGAGCTTCGTCAACATCATCGCCACGCCCAAAGGCGGAACACACCAGGCCGGCTTTGAGCAGGCACTCCTGAAGACCTTCCGCAAGGCCGTGGAAACGAACTCACGCAAACTCAAAGCGGGCAACGACAAGATCGAGAAGGACGACGTGCTGGCAGGCCTGACGGCAGTGCTGACTGTCCGCCTGGCAGAGCCGCAGTTCGAGGGCCAGACCAAGGAAATCCTGGGCACATCGGCGGTCAGGGCGATCGTTTCCAAAGTGGTGGAAGACGAGATCACGGCACGCCTGAACTCGGCGAACCGCAATGACAAAGCCCAGTCCACCTTGCTGCTCGAGAAAATCGTCAGCGAGATGAAGTCCCGCATCTCGGCCCGGGTCCACAAGGAAACGCAGCGCCGGAAGAATGCATTGGAAACGTCGTCGATGCCAACCAAGCTGGCTGATTGCCGCACGGACGACGTCGGACGCTCCGAGTTGTTCATCGTGGAAGGTGACTCCGCCCTTGGCACCGCCAAGCTTGCACGGTCCTCGGACTTCCAGGCGCTCTTGCCCATCCGTGGAAAGATCCTGAACGTGCAGAAAGCCTCGGTGGGGGACATGCTCTCCAACGCAGAGTGCGCCGCCCTCATCCAGGTAGTCGGTGCAGGGTCGGGCAGGAGCTTCGACATCGACGCCGCCCGGTACGGCAAGGTGATCCTGATGACCGATGCAGACGTCGACGGCGCCCACATCCGCACGCTGCTGCTCACCTTGTTCTTCCGGTACATGCGCCCGATGATCGACGAGGGCCGGGTGTACGCGGCAGTACCGCCGCTGCACCGGGTGGAGGTCATCAACGCGGGCCAGAAGGCCAACGAGATGATCTACACGTACTCGGAGGCCGAACTGCACGTCCTGCTGGCAAGGCTCGCCAAGGAAGGCAAGCGCTACAAGGAACCGATCCAGCGCTACAAGGGCCTGGGCGAGATGGATGCCGAGCAGCTCGCCGAGACCACTATGGATCCGCGCCACCGCACTCTCCGCAAGGTGGGGATTGAGAATGCCAAGATGGCGGAGGACACCTTTGACCTGTTGATGGGTTCGGACGTCGCCCCGCGCAAGGACTTCATCATTGCGGGCGCCGCAGACCTGGACCGGGAACGCATCGACGCCTGA